A window from Kluyveromyces lactis strain NRRL Y-1140 chromosome E complete sequence encodes these proteins:
- the SWM1 gene encoding Swm1p (conserved hypothetical protein) — protein MSYLDSGIKTYHYARAQHMTWNWNDPANEDGSRFSLPDQESVRQDAHAGLQVNVGEPNSYWDCYVDEDQWQVFQDLLMDCNGNLTRNDEAEGNIFRHVIKPRDLELPLPV, from the coding sequence ATGAGCTACCTCGATTCGGGCATTAAGACTTACCATTATGCCAGGGCACAGCATATGACGTGGAACTGGAACGATCCAGCCAACGAGGACGGGAGTAGGTTTTCACTTCCAGACCAAGAGAGCGTGCGCCAGGACGCGCACGCCGGATTGCAAGTCAACGTTGGTGAACCAAACTCCTATTGGGACTGCTATGTGGACGAAGACCAATGGCAAGTGTTTCAAGACTTGCTCATGGATTGCAATGGTAACTTGACTCGAAACGACGAAGCAGAAGGAAATATCTTCAGGCACGTGATCAAACCACGTGACTTGGAGCTTCCCTTACCAGTGTAA
- the DFG16 gene encoding Dfg16p (some similarities with uniprot|Q99234 Saccharomyces cerevisiae YOR030W DFG16 Probable multiple transmembrane protein involved in invasive growth upon nitrogen starvation) — translation MLGGTAMADTSWLKPLVSQFNCEGYLLNSGSFRSVNSLINDTDIWNQTMNYPAWYANCTDSDETSIFIDALADLSKEFSFVPQKNVFISGNLVIAFVLSGVCIGGWMLFLLLFLLPSTNHNRQKRMVHLYVLYFSIVQTVIWKKTNDEVFEIQYISNYQDSLAFDKMILEVTWSKVVRFFSLVFCNVNWIIVIYYLCSRSRGISRRWRRSMPRWLRDLNAVHWIMSLVVILCLLHVIFFGIQLFQGENRAQTSISIVFRVSQLSLFTLFLLVTIWYSYHSLKSASASVDHQGMSIFRRLLLFVHEYKEIIPLLIYNVAVYMLLYVVAILQIRQGEPSSHWIHFVIAFLRILIFVNAWGLIGKLEEREQKVSKKSLLGRKINNNDRFFVDPKINYGETKQYLSSPNETKLPKRPRLSKSYRNIFHSNGSFRNNDAESSSEFFNLQDMANKNANKPQFTDRIVSDTESVDTMLTRNVIYDHDAN, via the coding sequence ATGCTAGGTGGTACAGCGATGGCTGATACTAGTTGGTTAAAACCGTTGGTGTCTCAGTTCAACTGTGAGGGGTACTTGTTGAACAGTGGCAGTTTCCGATCGGTGAATTCACTCATCAATGATACAGATATCTGGAACCAGACCATGAACTATCCAGCATGGTACGCGAACTGTACGGATAGCGATGAAACGTCGATATTCATCGATGCGTTGGCTGACTTGTCCAAGGAATTCAGTTTTGTTCCTCAGAAAAACGTGTTTATCAGTGGGAACCTTGTGATCGCTTTCGTTCTATCCGGAGTATGCATCGGAGGTTGGATGTTATTcttacttttatttttactACCATCTACAAACCATAACAGGCAGAAACGTATGGTGCATTTGTACGTGTTGTATTTCTCCATAGTCCAAACGGtcatttggaagaagacTAACGATGAGGTCTTTGAAATACAGTATATTAGTAACTATCAAGATTCTCTGGCATTTGACAAAATGATATTGGAAGTTACATGGTCTAAAGTGGTACGATTCTTCTCGTTGGTGTTTTGTAATGTGAATTGGATCATTGTCATATATTATCTCTGCTCTCGGAGTAGGGGAATATCCCGGCGTTGGAGACGGTCTATGCCCAGGTGGCTCAGAGATTTAAATGCAGTTCATTGGATAATGTCCTTGGTCGTGATCCTATGTTTGTTACACGTAATATTTTTCGGAATACAGTTATTTCAAGGGGAAAACAGGGCTCAAACTTCCATCTCGATAGTATTTAGAGTATCTCAGCTCTCACTTTTCACACTTTTCCTTTTGGTTACTATATGGTATTCTTATCACAGTTTGAAATCTGCCTCAGCGTCAGTGGACCATCAAGGTATGTCCATATTCAGAAGACTGCTTTTGTTTGTTCACGAATACAAGGAAATAATACCGCTTCTAATATACAACGTTGCCGTGTATATGTTACTGTACGTGGTAGCGATTTTACAAATAAGGCAAGGCGAACCTTCAAGCCATTGGATCCATTTTGTGATTGCTTTCCTCAGAATCCTGATCTTCGTTAACGCTTGGGGTCTCATTGGAAAATTGGAGGAAAGAGAACAGAAAGTCTCCAAGAAATCGTTGTTGGGTAGGaagatcaacaacaacGATAGATTCTTCGTGGATCCGAAGATCAACTATGGCGAAACTAAGCAGTACCTCTCTTCTCCAAATGAAACAAAACTCCCGAAAAGGCCTCGTCTATCCAAATCGTATAGAAACATATTCCATTCGAATGGGTCATTTCGGAATAACGATGCGGAATCATCATCAgagtttttcaatttacAAGATATGGCGAACAAAAACGCAAACAAACCCCAGTTTACTGATAGAATTGTTTCTGACACGGAAAGTGTCGACACTATGTTAACGAGAAACGTCATTTACGATCACGATGCAAATTGA
- a CDS encoding uncharacterized protein (similar to uniprot|Q12331 Saccharomyces cerevisiae YDR262W Hypothetical ORF) produces the protein MRLNILSTLLLLGAIDKVVARRVLNLDSLDVSDSDSKNEKREPKRLPLDIEGIMAGHDEAMDKRDARRIGLNVDGLSDSELRLRKRDLRRPQFVLDITQGKVEERVNLDSRLAILQDISLFSEYGRDVTEVVAQWEDRSQELIVIAPTNDAISKLSMKPWQFPNNIDAMEQSNAEPKQIDDAIKENVAHFVKSHIVAHSDDFDLESDEIWLHSEADTSEKGDIVLKRQNNEYFVASASNMDFKLVKTVDVAANGVILIIDSSLITP, from the coding sequence ATGAGATTAAATATTCTATCTACTCTACTATTATTGGGTGCTATTGACAAGGTGGTTGCCAGAAGGGTACTAAACCTCGATTCTTTGGATGtatctgattctgattctAAGAACGAGAAGAGAGAACCTAAGAGACTACCTTTAGATATTGAAGGCATCATGGCTGGACATGATGAAGCCATGGATAAAAGGGATGCTAGACGTATCGGCTTGAACGTAGACGGACTGTCAGATTCTGAGCTTAGGCTTAGGAAAAGAGACCTGAGAAGACCACAGTTTGTGCTCGACATTACCCAGGGGaaagtggaagaaagaGTGAATTTAGATTCTAGGCTTGCTATATTGCAAGATATCAGTTTATTCTCCGAGTATGGCCGTGATGTCACCGAGGTTGTAGCCCAATGGGAGGACAGATCGCAAGAGTTAATCGTCATTGCACCAACGAACGATGCCATTTCAAAACTTTCGATGAAACCTTGGCAGTTCCCAAATAATATCGATGCCATGGAACAATCGAATGCAGAACCAAAACAAATCGACGATGCTATAAAAGAGAATGTAGCACACTTTGTGAAATCTCATATAGTGGCACATTCTGATGATTTCGATTTGGAATCAGACGAAATCTGGTTACATAGCGAGGCAGACACCTCTGAAAAGGGTGACATTGTGTTGAAAAGACAGAATAACGAATATTTCGTTGCGTCAGCTTCAAACATGGACTTCAAACTAGTTAAAACAGTGGACGTGGCAGCAAATGGTGTCATTTTGATAATTGATTCTAGTCTAATTACACCTTAA